CTCAAAAACAGTCCCGATGGGGAAAAAAAACGACATTTCAATATTTCAGCAGAAGGCATTTATGAAGGGCAAAACGGAGATTCTCAGGTCTATGTCGGCCTGCAGGGAATAGCTAGAGATGTTACGGTCCGTAAAAAACTTGAAATACAACTCCTGCAGGCCCAAAAAATGGAAGTTATTGGAAATCTTGCCGCCGGGATAGCTCACGACCTGAACAATATCCTCAGCGGACTTGTCAGTTACCCGGATCTGTTGCTGCTGGAGGTCCCCAAGGATGGTTCTCTTTATAAAAAAATTGCCATTATCCAGAAATCCGGACAAAAAGCTGCAACTATTGTCCAGGATCTCCTTGTTCTGGCCAGAAGGAGCGTCAGCACGGATACAGTCTGCAATATCAATATAATCATTGAAGACTATCTCAATTCACCGGAATTCGGGCATATCATTTCCAGTTATCCGAAAATTGATATTGTCCGCCAGCTTGACGGGAACCTGAAGAACATCCATGGATCCGATGTTCAGCTCTCCAAAGTCATAATGAATATGCTGATAAATGCCACCGAGGCAATTGCAGACAGTGGAAAAATATCCATAACTACGGCAAATACTCTTCTGCGAAACGCTTTGAACGGTTATGAAACTATCCCACCGGGCCTATATGTCTCGGTTTCCGTTTCTGACAGTGGCACCGGCATCCACCCGGAAGACCTTGACAAATTGTTCGAACCGTTCTTTACAAAGAAAAGAATGGGCAGAAGCGGTACCGGTCTTGGAATGACCATAATCTGGACCACGGTAAAAGACCATGGCGGTTATATTGATATCCAGAGTACCCAGGGTGAAGGAACGACCCTGACCCTCTATTTTCCTGCCACAGACCATGTTGTCCCACCCGGAAAAAAAGAACTCGTTCTGGAAGACCATACCGGAACTGAAACCCTTCTGGTCGTCGATGATATCAAGGAACAGCTCGAAATCGCTACCAATATGCTCACCAGACTGGGTTACCATGTCCTCACCGCGTCAAGCGGAGAAGAAGCCATAAAAATAATAGAAGATACGAAAATTGATCTGGTTATTCTTGATATGATCATGCCCTCCGGTCTTGACGGTCTTGAAACCTACGAAAAAATGATCCGTATCCGGCCTGGCCAGAAAGCGATCATTACCTCCGGCTTTTCAGAATCTGATCGTGTCAGAAAATTGCAGCAGTTGGGGGCAGGAAAATATCTGGCCAAGCCCTATACCATGGAACAGCTCTGCATTGCCATTCGAGAAACCCTGGATGCAAGAACAAGAGAAAACACATAATACACTCATCACCTTTGCCCTGCAGTCAGGGGCAACAAAAGCGGCAATTCTCCCTGCCGGAAGTGTCAGGGTGGAAAACAGGCTGGCATCTTTCTGCCATAGCCCCAAATGTCCATACTGGGGTCAATCCGCCAGTTGTCCTCCCCATGTCTCAGGCCCCTCCGGGTTCAGAGAAATGCTGAAAACCTGCTCCATTGTCCTGGTTATCCGCCTCGAAATCGACTCATCTTCTCTCCATGGAGAAGAAAGGCCCTTTGTCATGCGCCTTCTCCACGAGACAGTGGCGAAAACTGAACAAAAGGCAGCAGAACTTGGTTTTTCAGGGGCACGCGGGTTTGCTGGAGGATCCTGCAAACCAAGTTTCTGTGGAGACAAAGAAAACTGCCGGGCAATTGAAAAAGGCAGTTGCCGGTTCCCGGAACAGACCCGTCCTTCATTATCAGGCTACGGTGTAAACGTTGGAAACCTGATGAAAGACGCGGGCTGGTCTACCGATCTCTTCAATCATGAAGACGATCAGAAAGGCCGCCTCGCCTGGGTCGCCGGCCTGATCCTGCTGCCTGAAAGCTGATCTTGACTTTAATCATTTTTACCTGTAATTGTTTGAGCAGTTTTCAGATACTTTAAAACCTGGATCCTGCACTTCGCAGAATATGCACCAGGTAAAAGTTTAATAGGGAATCCGGTGCAAATCCGGAACGGGCCCGCCGCTGTAACCGGGGACGAACGTTGCAATCATGTCACTGCCTTTTATCCAGGGCGGGAAGGCGCAACAGGAGAATGATCCGGGAGTCAGAAGACCTGTCTGAAACAGGAAAATGCCGGATTTCGTGGAAAGAATAACGGTATAGATGAATTCGAGGACAAACCAGGGATCCCGGATCAATTACATAATTGATCCGGGATTTTTTTTTGCCCCTGCTATTCCGCACAACAAACAACCGGAGAGTTACGACAATGCCCATGCTCCCTTTGCTGATTATCTGCCTTGTCCTGATCCTGCCGTATTCAGGACAGGCTAGTGAAACCGAACAGAAAATTATAGCTCCTGTCAAACAGTCCATTGCCGTTCTGCAAAAAGACCAGAAAAAACGGGAACAATGGCAGAAAGAAAAAGAGAAACTGGCTGAACAACTTCAGGTTCTGCGGGAACAGCAGAAGCAATTGAAAGAACAGAAAAAAGATCTGATAAAAACGAACAGTCTTTACAAAGAACGGATCGCTGTAAAGAGAAAACAAATTACTGATATCAATCAAATCAATGAACAGATAGTACCTTTTCTGCAGGAGATCCTTGCAAAAACCAGGAAAATGATTGAAAACGACAACCTGCCCTTTCTCATGGCAGAAAGAATCAACCGTCTTGAACGACTCGAAAAATCACTGAAAAACCCGGAAGAAACCATCAGTGGGAAGTACAGAAAAATGATGGAAACCCTCCTTGTTGAAGCTGAATATGGTTTCACCGTAGAAACCGGGCAGGAATTTATCGATCTTAACGGACAGCGCCTTCTGGTCAACTGTTTTCGCCTGGGTCGTCTCAACCTCTTTTACCTGACACTGGATGAACAGGACTGCGGTTTTTTCAATGTGGCAAAACAGTGCTGGCAATCACTGCCGGCCGATCATCTCAACCAAATCAGAACTGCCGTTGCTATAGCCGCAAAACGGCAACCAGCGGAACTCCTTAACCTGCCGGTAGGGAGGATAGTGAGCAAATGAAACTGAAAATTATACCTTTTCTGTTTTTACCTGTTCTGTTTCTTTGTCTCGTTTCTTCACTGTTTGCTGGGGATATGCGGAAACTTGACATACAGGCTCGTGAAATCAAAGAAAAAATGATCCTGCAGGCTGCTAAGGAAAAACGTTTGGCCGAACGGATTGCCCTGGAAAACCAAGCGAAAATACTCAAAGACAGAACCGCTCTCAGAAAGGCCGTAACCAGACTGAAGGATCAGAACCGCTACTTGAAACAGAAGATTGACAACCTCACGGCAAGACAGGTTGAGCTGGACAGAGAGGAAAAACAACTCAGCCGAAAACTGAACGAAACCAGCGGGGTAATGCGGGAACTCGTGGGGCCATCCGCATCAGCAGCCGGGATATTGACACGCTCCTGGCCGGGAGTAATGCACCTCCACCTGGTAATAAAAAACATTTCAACCCGACAAATTCACCGTCAACGGCAGAAGGCTTCCCCGGCATGGATGATATCCGCGCCATGGCAACGACTCTTTTTGCCGTCATTGAGGCCAGTGGCGAAGTCACTTGGCATCAGGGGGCGATAGTCAACCGGGAAGGCAGGAAATCAGAAGCTGACATCCTCCTGCTTGGCCCTTTTACCGCTCTATACAAACTGGGGGAAGAAATCGGTTTTCTCAACTACACAGCGAAGAGTGATACATACTACGCCCTTTCCCATCTTCCTAAACAACAGATGCGGAAAACCATCAAACACTACATGGCCGGAGAAGGCGATACAGTGACAATGGATATTTCCAGAGGAGCCGCCCTGCGTCAACTCACCCACGAACTCAGCCTGCTGGATCAGATTCCGAAAGGCGGCCCCATCATCTGGCCCATTCTCATAATCTTCGCCATCGGTATTCTCATTATATTCGAACGACTCTTTTTTCTTTTTCGCATCCGCTGTAACGGTAACGATCTCGTCAAAAGAATAGAGGATTCAGCAATCGCAGATACCTGGAAAAACGCCATTACATTCATTAAAAAGATGCGAAAAAAACCAATGGCAAGGGTTCTTGAAGCCGGTCTTCTCTCCCACCAGGAAGCAAGAGAAAATCTGGAAAACAGTCTCCAGGAGGCAATTCTCAAGGAAATTCCCCCTATGGAGCGTTTTCTTTCCACTCTTGGTATGCTTGCGGCCATTGCACCGCTCCTCGGTCTCCTCGGTACAGTCACCGGTATGATCGAGACTTTTCACATCATCACCCTCTACGGGACAGGTGATCCACGGCTTATGTCCGGTGGCATCTCGGAAGCCCTGGTGACCACCATGCTCGGCCTTTCCGTCGCTATCCCGCTGATGCTGGCCCAGACCCTGCTGAACCGCTCTGTGGACCGTCACATCGGGGAACTGGAAGAAAAAGCGGTCACCCTGGTGAATATCATCCAGAAATACAGGAACACACAATGAAAGAACTGCTCCTGCTTCAATACAGTCAACTGATCGAATATATTGATGCCGGTGGTATGATCATCGTGCCGTTGATCGTAGTCAGCCTGCTCATGTGGCTGCTGATCATCAACCGGACACTTTTTTTCAGACGCCTCCACCGAAAGAATATGCCCACCGCCGTCGCCCTGGAACATATCAGGGAAAACCGCTTTCCCGATCCCGGGCCGTACCGGGGTGCTGTTGCTCTCCTTGTTTCACGTTTTCTGGAAAAACGCAGCAACAACAAAGCCCTTGACCGTCTTATCCTTGATGAAACCGTCCTCGTCATTAATCGCTCTCTTGACGACTACCTGGCCACTATAGGGGCACTGGCAGCCATCGCTCCTCTCCTGGGGTTGCTGGGGACCGTTACGGGTATGATCGCCACCTTTGACATCCTCTCGTTTTTCGGAACCGGTAACGCCAAAGGGATGGCCGGTGGAATCTCCGAAGCCCTGATCACCACCCAGACCGGGCTGCTGGTTGCCATCCCCGGACTCTACATGAAAGGATTTCTCGAACGACGTTCAGCCAACCTGAAACAACGTATTGCCCGGGTCGGCTATTACCTGAGGAGACAACTCTGATGCTGAATATCTCAGCGGCCCGGCGTGCCGCCAGAACAACACCGGAACTGAACATCGCCCCACTGATCGACATGGTCTTTATTCTTCTCATCTTTTTTCTCGTCAACACCAGTTTTGTCAAGGAAACGGGGATCAAGGTCAACCGTCCTGCAGCAACTACCGCCACATCCCTGGATAAGGCAATGATCCTGGTGGCAATTGACGAAAACAACCGCATCTTCATGGACAATCGGGAGATTGATTTCCGCGCGGTTCGCGCCAACGTGGAAAGGGCACTTGCCGAAAATCCAGAAGGTGGAGTGGTTGTCATAGCAGACAAAAAAAGCAGCAGCGGTATGGCAATCCGGGTAATGGACAGCTGTCGGACGGCGGGAGCCGAAAACGTCTCACTTGCAGCCGCTGTACCGAAGGGCAGGTAAAATGAAAAGGTTCAACAGGAAAATGCCCCTACAGAGCAATACAACCACCTGGATTCTCTCGGTCCTGTCGGCTCTGTTCCTGAACATGTTCTTCTTCCTTGGTATCCCGAACCTTGTGCACGACAAGGGTTCCCCGCACACCATAGAATCGATGGTTTCCGGAGTACAGTTTCTTCGCCTTAAACCCCATGAGCAACCGCCACCACCACAAAAAAAGAAAAAAAAAGAACCTGAAAAAAAGCCGAAGAAAAAAAAAGCGGTGCCACGTCACAACAGGGCAGTGGTTCAAAATCTGACCCTGCCATTCCAGTTGAATCCGAGACTGCCCGCGGGACCTTCCAGCCTTGAACTGCCACCCCTGAAATCCTCATCCTCTTTGAATCCCGGTGATATCCCGAAAGTCTTCCAGGTGGGACAACTGGACAGCAGCCTTACCCCCCTGGTCCGCATTCCACCAATGTATCCCATGCGGGCACGACGCCGGGGAATCGAAGGCTGGGTGAAAGTCAAGTTTATTGTCAACAACAGGGGAAATGTCACAAATATTGTTATTCTGAAGGCACAGCCTGAACGGATTTTCAATGAAGCAGTCAGACGATGCCTGCGCCAGTGGCGTTTTCGCCCTGGTACTGTCGGCGGAATAGTGGTCGATGCGGAAATTACAACAACGATACGTTTTAAACTGGAATAGAACGATGAAAAAAGTCTTCTGCCATCTTTTTCTCAGCCTGACCATACTCCTCTTTTTTCTTTTCCCGGCGGCTTCGGCAAAGGCACAAGACCACCTGCCCATAGCCGTGCGGCTCGTGCTCTCACGCCTGGCACCACTCCTGGAAAACCGGGAGTATAAAAAAGGCGTAGACCTGCTGCGTACCTTCCTGCAGAGATGCACTCCCGGCAACGAGAAATCACCCGACCTCGATACGGTCTGTTCTCACCCTGAAATAATCTTTTCACTGGGTAACTGTTACCTCCTCCAGGAACAGTACGATAAAGCGATTGCTGCCTATCGTCAAACCGTCAGGCGGGCTCCGAACCATCCCTCGGCATGGCTCAATCTGGCACGGGCATTGTATGAAAAACAAAATTATCCTGAAGCGGCTTCCTGTTTCATGAGGGGGTATGACACAGGATCACCCAAGGATCCGCAGCTCCTTTATTATGCCTCAGCCTGCCACCTCATGGCCGGGAAAAACGAGAAGGCCCTCAAGATTCTTGAACGTCTTTTCCGGACATATCCAGGGTCAATAAAACCTGAATGGAAAGAATACATGGTTCACGCCCTGCTGGCAACCAGCCAGCCCCTTCGTGCTCTTCCCTATATAAAAGAACTGGCAGACGGCTACAGGGGGGAAAAACAGATCCGCTGGCAGGAGATCCTGCTCTACCATTACCTCCGGCTCGACATGGAAGAAAAGTCCCTGGCACTGGCCCGCAGGCTGGCGATCCAGTCACCCTCCGTCAGTAACTGGTGGAAGGCCCTCACCCATATTCATCTCAACAGGGGCGAATACAGGGACGGCCTCACGGCACTGACAATTTACAGCTTTCTTACCTCTCTGGACGATGATGAAAAAAAACTGTATGCGGACCTGAACCTGCAGCTGGGCATTCCCATAAGGGCCCTGCCCATCTATGAACAATTCCTCACACGAAAAATGGACAAACAACTGCTGCGACAGGTAGTTACCATCTACAGCCGTCAGGGTAAAATCAAAAAAGCTCTGGAACATCTCAATGCAGTCTCCCTGGGAAAGAAAGATATTCCCCTTCTTCGTCTCAAGGGTGAATTGCTGTATGCACAGAAAAAATTCAACCAGGCTGAAAAAATATTCAAAAAAATTGTGGAACTGGACAAAAACCATGCAGGCCCCGCCCTGCTGATGGCAGGATATGCCGCCTGGCAGGCAGGAGACATTGAAAATGCCATAGGCCATTTCAAAAGAGCCTCAGTATTTAAAAAACAGAAAAAACAGGCGCTAATTGTCCTGGCCCAACTCATACAGACAATACCGGCACACCCATAACAGGTTATAAGTGCAACCGACCCTCCATTTCAATACCCCAAAAAAAAAGCAGCGGAACTGCTGAAACTCGAGCAAAATGATATTTTATACAAGAATTATTTCAGTTTCTCTCCGGATAAGCAACCGAACGGAAATCCATCCAGGTCACGATGCTCCGAGTTGAGACAACAGGTACTGCTCGAACCTCAGCATTTTGAGTGGATTCTTCAGGTGGTCGATGGCAACCTGATTGACACGGAAATAACCATGACCGCCATAAATCTCAAATCCGACATGGTTCTGCAGGTTCTCATACGCGATATCACGGAATAAAACATACCCAG
The DNA window shown above is from Desulfomarina profundi and carries:
- a CDS encoding MotA/TolQ/ExbB proton channel family protein yields the protein MDDIRAMATTLFAVIEASGEVTWHQGAIVNREGRKSEADILLLGPFTALYKLGEEIGFLNYTAKSDTYYALSHLPKQQMRKTIKHYMAGEGDTVTMDISRGAALRQLTHELSLLDQIPKGGPIIWPILIIFAIGILIIFERLFFLFRIRCNGNDLVKRIEDSAIADTWKNAITFIKKMRKKPMARVLEAGLLSHQEARENLENSLQEAILKEIPPMERFLSTLGMLAAIAPLLGLLGTVTGMIETFHIITLYGTGDPRLMSGGISEALVTTMLGLSVAIPLMLAQTLLNRSVDRHIGELEEKAVTLVNIIQKYRNTQ
- a CDS encoding DUF3450 domain-containing protein is translated as MPMLPLLIICLVLILPYSGQASETEQKIIAPVKQSIAVLQKDQKKREQWQKEKEKLAEQLQVLREQQKQLKEQKKDLIKTNSLYKERIAVKRKQITDINQINEQIVPFLQEILAKTRKMIENDNLPFLMAERINRLERLEKSLKNPEETISGKYRKMMETLLVEAEYGFTVETGQEFIDLNGQRLLVNCFRLGRLNLFYLTLDEQDCGFFNVAKQCWQSLPADHLNQIRTAVAIAAKRQPAELLNLPVGRIVSK
- a CDS encoding ExbD/TolR family protein, with amino-acid sequence MLNISAARRAARTTPELNIAPLIDMVFILLIFFLVNTSFVKETGIKVNRPAATTATSLDKAMILVAIDENNRIFMDNREIDFRAVRANVERALAENPEGGVVVIADKKSSSGMAIRVMDSCRTAGAENVSLAAAVPKGR
- a CDS encoding tetratricopeptide repeat protein; its protein translation is MKKVFCHLFLSLTILLFFLFPAASAKAQDHLPIAVRLVLSRLAPLLENREYKKGVDLLRTFLQRCTPGNEKSPDLDTVCSHPEIIFSLGNCYLLQEQYDKAIAAYRQTVRRAPNHPSAWLNLARALYEKQNYPEAASCFMRGYDTGSPKDPQLLYYASACHLMAGKNEKALKILERLFRTYPGSIKPEWKEYMVHALLATSQPLRALPYIKELADGYRGEKQIRWQEILLYHYLRLDMEEKSLALARRLAIQSPSVSNWWKALTHIHLNRGEYRDGLTALTIYSFLTSLDDDEKKLYADLNLQLGIPIRALPIYEQFLTRKMDKQLLRQVVTIYSRQGKIKKALEHLNAVSLGKKDIPLLRLKGELLYAQKKFNQAEKIFKKIVELDKNHAGPALLMAGYAAWQAGDIENAIGHFKRASVFKKQKKQALIVLAQLIQTIPAHP
- a CDS encoding MotA/TolQ/ExbB proton channel family protein — protein: MKELLLLQYSQLIEYIDAGGMIIVPLIVVSLLMWLLIINRTLFFRRLHRKNMPTAVALEHIRENRFPDPGPYRGAVALLVSRFLEKRSNNKALDRLILDETVLVINRSLDDYLATIGALAAIAPLLGLLGTVTGMIATFDILSFFGTGNAKGMAGGISEALITTQTGLLVAIPGLYMKGFLERRSANLKQRIARVGYYLRRQL
- a CDS encoding DUF2284 domain-containing protein, with the protein product MQEQEKTHNTLITFALQSGATKAAILPAGSVRVENRLASFCHSPKCPYWGQSASCPPHVSGPSGFREMLKTCSIVLVIRLEIDSSSLHGEERPFVMRLLHETVAKTEQKAAELGFSGARGFAGGSCKPSFCGDKENCRAIEKGSCRFPEQTRPSLSGYGVNVGNLMKDAGWSTDLFNHEDDQKGRLAWVAGLILLPES
- a CDS encoding energy transducer TonB, which codes for MKRFNRKMPLQSNTTTWILSVLSALFLNMFFFLGIPNLVHDKGSPHTIESMVSGVQFLRLKPHEQPPPPQKKKKKEPEKKPKKKKAVPRHNRAVVQNLTLPFQLNPRLPAGPSSLELPPLKSSSSLNPGDIPKVFQVGQLDSSLTPLVRIPPMYPMRARRRGIEGWVKVKFIVNNRGNVTNIVILKAQPERIFNEAVRRCLRQWRFRPGTVGGIVVDAEITTTIRFKLE